The sequence ATTCCTGGAAATCCGGGTTGATGCCGGGTTTGATAAATAAATTGCATCGGTTGTTTTTTAGAGACTAATGATGAATCCCTTAAGACATAAAGGCAGCATCATAAATTTGCGCTACTTTGGCGGCCTGCTCACTGAAAAGGTCCTCATCAACATCTGCGGAGCGCTCCTGGAGAGTGAGCCGGTGTATGGTTTTACGCATGGCTACATAAGCGTTCTGAAGAATACCGCTCTCTTCACCGGATATCAAGGCATCCACACTCAGGGCTTCGAGCAGACGGATATTGTCGGTCCATTCCAAAACGTCGGGATGATTACAGGCATGGCGCAGCACAAGATATTGAACAAGGAATTCAATATCCACAATCCCCCCCCGGCCCTGTTTGAGATTAAACAGTCCGGGTTCGTACTTTAACCGCTGGAGCCGCATTTTTTCACGCATCTGCCCAACTTCGTTTTTCAATATTGAGTCATCACGTTCACGGGCAAGAATTTTCTTGCGAATGGTATCAAAGCGTTTGAATAATGCCGGATCACCGGCCACGGGGCGGGCCCGGATCAGGGCCTGGTGTTCAAATGTCCAGGCCTGATTTTTAAGATAATCCTCATACGCTTGGATATGAGTAATAATCGTGCCTGAATCCCCGCCGGGACGAAGCCGCATATCCGCGCCGTAGAGGGTACCGGCCGGCGTATGCATGGTCAGGGCATGGATAATGCGCTGGCCGAGATTGGAATAAAAACGGCCGATGTCAATGGAGCGTTCTGTTCCGCTGGTATATCCGGATTCAGCATCATAAATAAAAACCAGATCCAGATCGGATTTATATCCCATTTCAAGGCCGCCCACCTTGCCGTAGGCAATGACAATAAACCCGCACCCTTCAATGCCTTTGCCTTCCATACCCTCAGGGTAACCGTATTTTTCAGTAACAATCTGCCATGATGACGCCACCACCTGGTTCAGAATGGTTTCAGCAATCCAGGTCAGATGATCACTGACTTTCATCAGCGGAAAATTGCCTGATACATCTGCCGCAGCCACCCTGAGCGTATTGATCTGGCGGAAAATATTGAGTTCTTCCAGCAGAAGTTCCAGATCCCCTTTTTGGACCCGGGCCATGCTGCGTTCCATTTCCCGTTCAAGCATATCCCGTTTGGGCGGCGAGTACAGGGTGACCGGATCCATCAGTTCATCTAAAAGTACGGGGTGCCGGCTTAAAAAGGAAATAATCCATGGGCTTTTGCGGGCAAGTACGACCAGGTTATCCAGGGCACCTTTATTTTCAATGAGTAAAGACAAGTAACAAGTGCGACGCTCAATGGTCGCCACCAGATCAATGAGTTTGGCCATCACCTCGTCTGAATCCGGGTGCTCACCCACCTTTTTAATCAAATGGGGCAGAAGCTGGGACAGTTTATTTCGCCCGGTCTGCGAAAGCTGGCGGGTGTGGGGATGCGCTGCCAGGGCTTGAAGAAGCCGCACTACAGATCCCGTATCCCGGTAACCGGAAATAGAGAGATCTTCACCCTGAAACTGGGGATCGGTAATACTGTCCCATATCTGTTTCAATTCCTCGCTGCTGCTGTCTTTGTCTTCGTCATCGGCTTGTACCAGAAGCCTGGAAAAATGTTTGTGCACGACACCTTGAATCCTGGACAGCTCCGCATAAAATGCGTCTTCATCATCATATCCCATGGACAGGGCAAGGATCTGTCGCTGTACCGAATCTTCGGGGATGTCGTGGGTTTGCCGGTCCTGGTAGGCCTGGAGCCTGTTTTCCACAAGCCGAAGAAAATGATAGGCCTTTTTGAGTTCATCACACACGTTTTCGTCTATCAACTTCTTTTCCACCAACGTGTCCAGTACCAACAATATGGGCCTGGCCTGAAGTGCCGGTTCCACCCCGCCTCTGATGAGCTGAAAAAGTTGACCGAAAAATTCAATCTCTCTGATACCGCCGGCCCCTATCTTGATATTATGTTTTAGTCTGGCGTTTTTGACCTGCAGTGTTATGCGCTGTTTCATGTCCCTGAAGGAATCAAAGGAGCCGTAATCCAGATATCTTCGGAAAATAAAGGGTTTCAGGGCTTGAATAATTGTGTTACCCGCTGCAATATCCCCTGCCACCGGACTTGCCTTTATCATGGCATAGCGTTCCCATTCCCGGCCCTGGGACTGGTAATAATGTTCAAAAGCTTCGGCATCCATAACAAGAGGACCGCTCTCCCCGAACGGACGCAGGCGGGCATCCACCCGGTAAAAATGAGTACCGTTACCCATTGAAAACAGCTTGATGAACTCCCGACACAGTTTTGTAAAAAATTCATCATTGGATATGGATCTGTCTCCATCGGTCTGACCCGAATCGGGGTATACAAAAATAAGATCAATATCCGAAGAAAAATTCAACTCGCCGGCCCCAAGCTTACCCATGCCCAGTACCACAATGTTCTGGGCATTGCCGTTGCTGTCCCTGGGGGTTCCCCATTTTTGGGTCAAAACAGGATACAATTGTTCAAAGCCAAAGGAGATGCAGGCACAAGCAAGATCGGACAGATCCGCCATGGTTTCGGATAATGGTGCCGCACCTGTAAGATCGCGCCAGGCAATACGAATGATTTCATACACCTTGAATTCAAGGAACCTGGCTCTAAACTCTGCGCTACCCTGATTCTCCCCGATAAAATTCCCAAGTTTTTTTTTGATGTCCCCCGGGGCATAGGACGTGTCAAGATCACCGCTTTCACCAAACCGATCAAGTATCAAGGGATTTGCTGTAATATGTTCAGCGGTAAAAGGGCTGAACAGCATCACCCGGGTAAAATCCATGGCATTCACAGGCAATTGGCTGATATCCTGTATATCGCCGGCGGAAAAAAAATCTTGAATCCGCCGCTGCAAGGTCTGGTAAAGGGATTGGGGAAGTGC comes from uncultured Desulfobacter sp. and encodes:
- the glnE gene encoding bifunctional [glutamate--ammonia ligase]-adenylyl-L-tyrosine phosphorylase/[glutamate--ammonia-ligase] adenylyltransferase, which translates into the protein MIQEAIEQLISPVFPALPQSLYQTLQRRIQDFFSAGDIQDISQLPVNAMDFTRVMLFSPFTAEHITANPLILDRFGESGDLDTSYAPGDIKKKLGNFIGENQGSAEFRARFLEFKVYEIIRIAWRDLTGAAPLSETMADLSDLACACISFGFEQLYPVLTQKWGTPRDSNGNAQNIVVLGMGKLGAGELNFSSDIDLIFVYPDSGQTDGDRSISNDEFFTKLCREFIKLFSMGNGTHFYRVDARLRPFGESGPLVMDAEAFEHYYQSQGREWERYAMIKASPVAGDIAAGNTIIQALKPFIFRRYLDYGSFDSFRDMKQRITLQVKNARLKHNIKIGAGGIREIEFFGQLFQLIRGGVEPALQARPILLVLDTLVEKKLIDENVCDELKKAYHFLRLVENRLQAYQDRQTHDIPEDSVQRQILALSMGYDDEDAFYAELSRIQGVVHKHFSRLLVQADDEDKDSSSEELKQIWDSITDPQFQGEDLSISGYRDTGSVVRLLQALAAHPHTRQLSQTGRNKLSQLLPHLIKKVGEHPDSDEVMAKLIDLVATIERRTCYLSLLIENKGALDNLVVLARKSPWIISFLSRHPVLLDELMDPVTLYSPPKRDMLEREMERSMARVQKGDLELLLEELNIFRQINTLRVAAADVSGNFPLMKVSDHLTWIAETILNQVVASSWQIVTEKYGYPEGMEGKGIEGCGFIVIAYGKVGGLEMGYKSDLDLVFIYDAESGYTSGTERSIDIGRFYSNLGQRIIHALTMHTPAGTLYGADMRLRPGGDSGTIITHIQAYEDYLKNQAWTFEHQALIRARPVAGDPALFKRFDTIRKKILARERDDSILKNEVGQMREKMRLQRLKYEPGLFNLKQGRGGIVDIEFLVQYLVLRHACNHPDVLEWTDNIRLLEALSVDALISGEESGILQNAYVAMRKTIHRLTLQERSADVDEDLFSEQAAKVAQIYDAAFMS